A genomic segment from Bradyrhizobium diazoefficiens USDA 110 encodes:
- a CDS encoding methyl-accepting chemotaxis protein: MKLFSFSAIRSIQLKIALIAGLCLAVTCIVLIGYGLFSTQSMNQYVTHEVMQLVDRQTKESLMNRASTEANAIKAELEVGFDAARTTAHAFATLADEKTGTPIAARRTQFNALLRHVLELNPAFNGTYSAWEPGALDGDDASFKGRKEAGSDNTGRFLPYWTRNASGAIAVQPLVEYDSSERHPNGLVKGAWYINPNTTGKENILGPLPYIVQGKAVFLATMSVPVMIDGKFRGVAGADYNLDFVQKLAVKINGSLFEGKGKVAILNDTGLIVANSANQDVIGKNASEADARWSESLAIVKAGKGTVQDDPKFANIDIYAPIRFGLTENAWSIVISIPRDVVLASARQLDASLSARATSNTFWQLGVGLVIVLAAIFLISFAARKIARPIQDCANFADGIAKGDFNQQLGIEQADEVGRLATSLRSMQGDIKRSIEQRAQDQAAADRERRRAMNELADSFEASVGGIVETVSAASGALESSAGTLSSTAERAQQLTKVVAAASDQASGNVQSVASATEEMASSVGEISRQVQESARMASDAVGQARATTERVSELSRAAARIGDVVELINTIAGQTNLLALNATIEAARAGEAGRGFAVVASEVKALAEQTAKATGEIGQQISGIQLATNDSVRAIKEISSTIERLSEISSAIAAAVEEQGAATQEIARNVQQAAQGTQQVSSNITDVQHGATETGTASSQVLSAAQMLSNDSGRLKNEVSKFLTNVRAA; this comes from the coding sequence GTGAAGTTGTTTTCATTTTCCGCCATTCGCTCCATCCAGTTGAAGATCGCCCTGATCGCCGGCCTCTGCCTGGCCGTGACGTGCATCGTGCTGATCGGCTACGGCCTCTTCTCCACGCAGAGCATGAACCAGTACGTGACCCACGAGGTCATGCAGCTGGTCGACCGTCAGACCAAGGAGAGCCTGATGAACCGGGCCTCCACCGAAGCCAACGCCATCAAGGCTGAGCTGGAGGTCGGGTTTGATGCGGCGCGCACCACCGCACATGCCTTCGCGACCCTCGCCGACGAGAAGACCGGCACTCCGATCGCGGCGCGGCGGACCCAGTTCAACGCGCTTCTGCGTCACGTGCTCGAGCTCAACCCTGCCTTCAACGGCACCTACTCGGCCTGGGAACCCGGCGCGCTGGATGGTGACGATGCGTCGTTCAAGGGACGCAAGGAGGCGGGATCGGATAATACCGGCCGCTTTCTGCCCTATTGGACGCGCAACGCCAGCGGCGCCATCGCCGTTCAGCCGCTCGTCGAGTACGACAGCAGCGAGCGGCATCCCAACGGCCTCGTGAAGGGCGCCTGGTACATCAACCCGAACACCACGGGTAAGGAAAACATCCTGGGTCCGTTGCCCTACATCGTTCAGGGCAAGGCCGTCTTCCTCGCGACCATGTCGGTGCCGGTCATGATCGACGGCAAATTCCGCGGTGTCGCCGGCGCCGACTACAATCTCGACTTCGTGCAGAAGCTGGCCGTCAAGATCAACGGCTCGCTGTTCGAGGGCAAGGGCAAGGTCGCGATCCTCAACGACACCGGGCTGATCGTCGCCAACAGCGCCAATCAGGACGTGATCGGCAAGAACGCCTCCGAGGCCGACGCTCGCTGGAGTGAAAGCCTCGCCATCGTCAAGGCCGGCAAGGGCACGGTGCAGGACGATCCGAAGTTCGCCAACATCGACATCTATGCGCCGATCCGCTTCGGGCTCACCGAGAACGCCTGGTCGATCGTGATCTCGATCCCCCGCGACGTGGTGCTTGCGTCTGCAAGGCAACTCGACGCCTCGCTCAGTGCCCGTGCGACCTCGAACACGTTCTGGCAGCTCGGCGTTGGCCTGGTCATCGTGCTGGCGGCGATCTTCCTGATCTCGTTCGCCGCACGCAAGATCGCGCGGCCGATCCAGGATTGTGCCAATTTCGCCGATGGCATCGCCAAGGGCGATTTCAATCAGCAGCTCGGGATCGAGCAGGCCGACGAGGTCGGTAGGCTGGCGACGTCGCTCAGGTCGATGCAGGGCGACATCAAGCGCAGCATCGAGCAGCGTGCCCAGGACCAGGCGGCTGCCGACCGCGAGCGCCGGCGCGCGATGAACGAGCTGGCCGACAGCTTCGAAGCGTCGGTCGGCGGCATCGTGGAGACGGTGTCGGCCGCGTCCGGTGCGCTGGAATCCTCGGCCGGAACGCTCAGCTCGACCGCCGAACGGGCGCAACAGCTTACCAAGGTCGTCGCTGCGGCGTCAGACCAGGCATCGGGCAACGTGCAGTCGGTGGCCTCGGCAACGGAGGAGATGGCCTCTTCGGTCGGCGAGATCAGCCGTCAAGTGCAGGAATCGGCGCGGATGGCGAGCGACGCCGTCGGCCAAGCCCGAGCCACCACCGAGCGCGTCAGCGAACTCTCCAGGGCGGCCGCCCGCATCGGCGACGTCGTCGAGCTGATCAACACCATCGCCGGCCAGACCAACCTGCTGGCGCTGAACGCCACTATCGAGGCGGCACGCGCCGGCGAAGCCGGCCGCGGCTTCGCGGTGGTGGCCTCCGAGGTGAAGGCGCTCGCCGAGCAGACCGCGAAGGCGACCGGCGAGATCGGCCAGCAGATCTCCGGCATCCAGCTTGCGACCAACGACTCGGTCCGCGCGATCAAGGAGATCTCCTCGACCATCGAGCGTCTGTCGGAGATCTCGTCGGCGATCGCCGCCGCGGTGGAAGAGCAGGGCGCGGCCACGCAGGAGATCGCCCGCAACGTGCAGCAGGCGGCGCAAGGAACCCAGCAGGTCTCTTCCAACATCACCGACGTGCAGCATGGCGCGACCGAGACCGGCACGGCCTCTTCGCAGGTGCTGTCGGCGGCGCAAATGCTGTCGAACGACTCGGGCCGGCTCAAGAACGAGGTCAGCAAGTTCCTGACCAACGTCCGCGCCGCGTAG